The Halarcobacter mediterraneus genomic interval ATTGCTTGGGTGATGTTTCTTTTTGGTATTGTGACACTTTTAGGAGGAAATGGGTTCTTGTCTGTATATATTGCTGGAGTTTTTGCAAATAAAAAAGAGTTTGTTCACAAGAAGAATTTAATAGGGTTTCATGATGGCTTATCATGGATTATGCAAATATCAGTATTTTTAACACTAGGGCTTTTAGTATTCCCTTCAGAATTACCAGATGTAGCTTGGCATGGTTTTTTAATTGCTCTTTGGCTTATTTTTATAGCAAGACCTAGTGGAATATTTTTGAGTTTAATATTTAGTAAGTTTTCTACAAAGGAAAAAACTTTTATATCTTGGGTTGGTTTAAGAGGTGCTGTTCCAATTGTTCTTGCAACATATCCTTTTATAGAAGGTTTAGAAAATGCTTCTTTAATATTTAATACTGTTTTTTTCATTGTATTATTGTCTATTTTACTTCAAGGAACAACTCTTCCTTTCGTGGCAAAACTTTTAAATTTAGAAGAGAAGATAGAAGAAAAGAAAGTAGAAGCTTCTCCTTTATTTTATCAAACATTAAAGCAATTTTATATTGATGATGATTCTAAAGTAATTGGTGCAAATATTGCAGAATTACAATTACCTTCAAATTTTTTAGTTTTATTAATTAAAAGAAATGATGAATATATTTTGCCTACAGGAGCAACAATATTCGAAAAAGATGATTTATTGTTAATACAGTGTGATAAACCACAAAGATATAAAAGAATTATTAAACATATTTTTAAATAATTGTAAAAAAATAGTCATAAATTCATTTTAGTAGCAATTATAAAATAAATTGATAAAATGTTGCTTAGTATGTTGGTTAGTTGCATATAATATTATGATGGAGAGTAATTTTTAATGACACAGTTTAATTTTTTTCTGAAACTTTTAAGAGATTCTTTTAGAGATTTAATACCTATTATTGTTGTAATATTGTTTTTTCAGCTTGCAATTATTCAATCTGTACCTGAAGGTTGGTTAGGAACAGCAATTGGTTTAGGTATAGTTGGAGTTGGCTTAGCAATATTTTTACAAGGACTTGAAATAGGGATTTTCCCAATAGGTGAAAGTCTTGCAAGAGATTTTGCAAAAAATGGGACTTTTTTATGGGTTTTATTTTTTGCTTTTTTAATTGGTTTTGGTACCACAATTGCAGAACCTGCTCTTGCTGTAATCGCTGATAAGGCTGCTTCCATCTCAAGTGGACGTATTGATGCTACAATTCTAAGACTTGTTGTTGCTGGTTCAGTTGGGTTTGCAATCTTTTTAGGTGTTTATAGAATATATAAAGGACATCCTATTCATTACTATATTATAGTAGGATATGTTCTTGTTGTATCTGTGACTTTTTTTGCCCCAAAAGAGATTATAGGACTTGCCTATGACTTAGGTGGAGTCACAACTTCAACTGTAACTGTTCCCCTTGTGGCTGCACTTGGTATAGGACTTGCTTCTTCTATTAAGGGACGAAACCCTGTAATTGATGGTTTTGGTCTTATTGCTTTTGCTTCTTTAACTCCAATGATATTTGTTCAAATATATGGAATTGCAGTATACAATCTAGTAGAAGCAAAAACTGTAGCTGCTATTACTATTGATGCTTCTGTTTCTACAGTAGCAGATATTACAGCGCAATCTTTATTAATAGGAATTTTTAATGTTGTAAAAGATGTTGCACCTATATTATTAATTATTCTTTTCTTTCAATATGTTGTTTTAAAGAAAAAAATTGAAAATTTAAAGACAGTATTTTTAGGATTTATTTTAGTAATTATTGGACTTGATGCTTTTATTCTTGGTCTTGAAATGGGATTATTTAATCTTGGTGAGACTATGGCTTATCAATTGACAAAATCAGGTTCTATAATGATGATTTATTCTTTTGCTTTCGCAATTGGATTTTCTACGACAATGGCAGAACCTGCTCTTATGGCAATTGCTAAAAAAGCAAAAGAGATAAGTGATGGTAAAATAAATGACTTTGCTTTAAGAATTTTTGTTGCTTTTGGAGTTGCTGTTGGTATTGCTTTAGGTGCATTTAGAATTGTAGATGGTGGACATATTCACTACTATATTATTTTTGGATATATTCTAGTTATTCTTTTAACTTCAATTGCTCCAAAATATATAGTTCCAATTGCATATGATAGTGGAGGAGTTACAACTTCAACTGTTACAGTTCCTCTTGTAGCAGCACTTGGTATTGGTCTTGCAACAAATATTGAAGGAAGGTATCCTTTAATCGATGGTTTTGGACTTATTGCTTTTGCTTCACTTTTTCCAATGATTACTGTAATGCTTTATGGTATTATTATTGAAAAACTTGGAGTTAAGTCTGATACTGAAATTGAAGCAGCAAATATTTTAAGAGATACTTTAATAGATGCAGAGAATATGGATTTAGCAACTATAAATATAGATGGGAGCGATAGAAGACACTCGTTACCTATGGATTTTTCTGCTGTAGTTATTCTTGTACCTATTGAGAAAAAACTAGATGCTATACAAGCTGCAAGTAAAGCTGGAGCTCCAGGGGTAACTGTATTAAGAGCTGATGGAATAGGTTTAGGAAAAATGGATAACTTTTATAGAACATCTTTTGAAGCTAACGATGCTTTATTATTATTTTTACTTCCACAAAGTTTGGTTAAACCTGTTATTAAATCAATAATTCATTCTCTTCATATTACTACAACTGGTAAAGGTATTGCTTTTGCTTTCCCTTTAACACATATGAAAGGTATTAGTTTAAATAGACATGATATTTTTGTAAATAGAAAAGATCATAAAAACCCAGAAAATGATGTAGAAAAATTAATAAAAGAAGATGAGGAAAAAGCTTTTGAAAAAATTGAAGAAGGCTCAAAGATTATAAATGAAGAATCTAAAGAACTTAAATGAAGTAAATGAGGTTATAAGTACAGTTCCTGCTGTACTTATATATTTTTCAGGAGAGAATTGTTCTGTTTGCACAGCTTTGAAGCCTAAAATTGAAGAGCAAGTTAAATCACATTTACCTAAAATTGAAATTTATGAAGTAAAAGCTGACTTTTATAAAGAGATAGCAAGTAATTTTTCGGTATTTTCTATACCAACTATTTTGGTATTTTTTGATTCAAAAGAGTTTAAAAGAGAGGGTAGAAATATCTCTGTTTTAAACTTTATAGAGGAGTTAAGAAGACCATATAATTTATTTATGGAATAGGAAATGAAAAGAGCACTTTTAATTTTTGCAATAGTATTTATTGCTATGCAATTTATTCAAACTGATAAAGTAAATAAACAAACATCATCAGAACTTGAAATTAAAGCACCAACTGAAATAATGACTATTTTTAAACAAGCCTGTTATGATTGTCATTCAAATAATACAAAATGGCCTTGGTACTCAAATGTTGCACCTTTTTCTTGGATAATTGATAGCCATGTAAAAAATGGAAGAAAAGCTTTAAACTTCTCACTTTGGCAAGAATATACAAAAGAGAAGAAAGAAGAAAAATTAAAAGCAATATTTAGAACAGCATATGCATCAATGCCTCTTAGTTCTTATATAAAAGCTCATGAAGAAGCAGATTTAACAAGAGAACAAAGAACATTGATTAGAGATTGGACTGGAGTGAAAAAATAGTTTGAGAGAAGAAGTTCAAGTCTTATTAGATGAGAAAAAAAATTTATTAACCATTACATATTTTAAACTTCAACAACTTTTTGAAAAGAAGTATGGAGAAAATACTGTAGTACTTATGGAAATAGGTACTTTCTTTGAAGTTTATGAAGTAAATAATGATGATGAACAAATAGGAAAAGCTAAAGAAATAGCAGAACTATTAAATATTCAACTAACAAGAAAAAATAAATCAATTTTAGAAAACTCAAAAGAAAACCCCATCATGGCTGGTGTTCCTGCAATCTCTTTAGAAAAGCACCTTGCTAGAATTATTGCTGAACAAAAATATACAGTAGTAATTATAAGACAAAAAGGACTTCCACCTAAAGTAAGTAGATATCTTGATACAGTAGTAAGTCCAGGAACAAACTTTGATTTTGTGATTGACCAAGATGAAAACAATATCACTTCACTTGTGGTTGATCAAATAAAAGGTATTTATCTTGTAGGATATTCTGCAATTGATGTAACTACAGGAAAGTGTTACTACAATGAAGTTCATGGTACAAGTGAAGATAAGTTCTATGCTTTAGATGAAGTATTTAACTATATGAATATGCACCGTACAAATGAAGTAGTTGTAACTTTTGCAGATAAAAATATAAATCAAAAAGAAGTAATAGATTATCTTGAACTAAAACTAAAAACTTTTCATATTGGAACATTTATTCCAAAGATAAATTATCAAAATGAATTATTTAAAAATGTTTTTGCTGTAGAATCACTACTTACTGCAATAGAACATCTTGATATGGAAAGAGTTCCACTTAGTTCTCAAAGTTTAGCAATACTTATTGATTTTGTTATAGGACATGATTCAAATATAGTTCAAAAGCTTTCACTTCCAATTAAACTAGATGTTTCAAAATATATCTATTTAGGAAACAATGCTTTAGAACAATTAAATATTATAGAGACTTCTCACAATCCAAGTTTAATAAAACTTCTTAACAATACTTCAACAGCCATGGGGAAAAGACTTTTAAAAGAAAGATTAACTCATCCTGTAAAAGATAGCAAAGAGTTACTAAGAAGATATGCTTTATCAAAAGAGTTATTTGATTATCATGGACCTATTGAAAATGAATTAGCAAATATTTATGATATAGAAAGACTTACAAGAAGAATAAAACTAGCTAGACTTCATCCTTTTGAATTAAATTATCTTTATGACTCACTTCTTAGTATAAAAGAAGTAGTGGCTTTCATGGAGAATTATAAGTTTATAACTCCCCCTTGTTCTTTAGCGCAACTTCAAATGTTTATAGACTCTATTGAATCAACTTTTGATTTAGCTATTTCTGGAAAGTATATGCTAAAAGATGTTGAGTCAAATATGGTTTGTGATGGAATAAACCATGAAATAGATGAATTAAACAGACAAAATGAACAGTTATATACAAAACTAGAATTAATAAAGAATCATATCTTAAATA includes:
- a CDS encoding potassium/proton antiporter, whose product is MNDLEIYLLVIAFLMLLSVLSSKLSDKFGIPVLFIFLGLGMIAGSEGILGIYFDNAVLAQAVGTIALIYILFGGGLDTQWRVIKPVLKDGLILATVGVFLTALFVAICVHYVLGFDFLESLLLGAIVSSTDAAAVFAILRAKGISLKKGLSPLLELESGSNDPMAIFLTVAILQIILLPQSSSFTDLILYFFLQFFVGIFLGVVFGILLPKILNKINFTFYGLYPVFTIAWVMFLFGIVTLLGGNGFLSVYIAGVFANKKEFVHKKNLIGFHDGLSWIMQISVFLTLGLLVFPSELPDVAWHGFLIALWLIFIARPSGIFLSLIFSKFSTKEKTFISWVGLRGAVPIVLATYPFIEGLENASLIFNTVFFIVLLSILLQGTTLPFVAKLLNLEEKIEEKKVEASPLFYQTLKQFYIDDDSKVIGANIAELQLPSNFLVLLIKRNDEYILPTGATIFEKDDLLLIQCDKPQRYKRIIKHIFK
- a CDS encoding DUF1538 domain-containing protein codes for the protein MTQFNFFLKLLRDSFRDLIPIIVVILFFQLAIIQSVPEGWLGTAIGLGIVGVGLAIFLQGLEIGIFPIGESLARDFAKNGTFLWVLFFAFLIGFGTTIAEPALAVIADKAASISSGRIDATILRLVVAGSVGFAIFLGVYRIYKGHPIHYYIIVGYVLVVSVTFFAPKEIIGLAYDLGGVTTSTVTVPLVAALGIGLASSIKGRNPVIDGFGLIAFASLTPMIFVQIYGIAVYNLVEAKTVAAITIDASVSTVADITAQSLLIGIFNVVKDVAPILLIILFFQYVVLKKKIENLKTVFLGFILVIIGLDAFILGLEMGLFNLGETMAYQLTKSGSIMMIYSFAFAIGFSTTMAEPALMAIAKKAKEISDGKINDFALRIFVAFGVAVGIALGAFRIVDGGHIHYYIIFGYILVILLTSIAPKYIVPIAYDSGGVTTSTVTVPLVAALGIGLATNIEGRYPLIDGFGLIAFASLFPMITVMLYGIIIEKLGVKSDTEIEAANILRDTLIDAENMDLATINIDGSDRRHSLPMDFSAVVILVPIEKKLDAIQAASKAGAPGVTVLRADGIGLGKMDNFYRTSFEANDALLLFLLPQSLVKPVIKSIIHSLHITTTGKGIAFAFPLTHMKGISLNRHDIFVNRKDHKNPENDVEKLIKEDEEKAFEKIEEGSKIINEESKELK
- a CDS encoding thioredoxin family protein; translation: MKNLKNLNEVNEVISTVPAVLIYFSGENCSVCTALKPKIEEQVKSHLPKIEIYEVKADFYKEIASNFSVFSIPTILVFFDSKEFKREGRNISVLNFIEELRRPYNLFME
- a CDS encoding heme-binding domain-containing protein yields the protein MKRALLIFAIVFIAMQFIQTDKVNKQTSSELEIKAPTEIMTIFKQACYDCHSNNTKWPWYSNVAPFSWIIDSHVKNGRKALNFSLWQEYTKEKKEEKLKAIFRTAYASMPLSSYIKAHEEADLTREQRTLIRDWTGVKK